One window from the genome of Candidatus Synechococcus calcipolaris G9 encodes:
- a CDS encoding peroxiredoxin, which yields MTLRLGDVVPNFTQSSSQGEINFYDWAGDSWVVLFSHPADYTPVCTTELGEVARLKDEFEKRNVKTIALSVDGVESHLGWIKDIEEVGSVSLNYPILADEDKKVSDLYDMIHPNSLNNLTVRTVFIIDPHKKLRLSLTYPASTGRNFSEILRVIDSLQLTDNHSVATPVNWQDGQDCVIVPSISDDVAKEKFPKGFNPVKPYLRMTPQPNK from the coding sequence ATGACCCTCAGACTTGGGGATGTCGTGCCCAACTTTACGCAGTCGTCCTCCCAGGGCGAGATCAATTTCTATGATTGGGCTGGCGATAGCTGGGTTGTGCTTTTTTCCCATCCGGCAGACTATACTCCGGTTTGCACCACAGAGCTTGGGGAAGTTGCCCGTCTCAAGGACGAATTTGAGAAACGCAATGTCAAGACCATTGCCCTGAGTGTGGATGGTGTTGAGTCCCACTTGGGTTGGATCAAAGATATTGAAGAAGTGGGAAGTGTCAGTCTTAACTATCCCATTCTCGCGGATGAGGATAAAAAAGTGTCGGATCTCTACGACATGATTCACCCCAACTCCCTCAATAATCTCACTGTACGCACCGTGTTCATTATTGACCCCCACAAGAAACTCCGCCTGAGCCTGACCTATCCCGCCAGCACCGGCCGCAATTTTTCTGAGATCCTGCGGGTGATTGACTCCCTGCAATTGACGGATAACCACAGTGTTGCCACCCCGGTCAACTGGCAAGATGGCCAAGACTGTGTGATTGTTCCCTCCATCTCCGATGATGTGGCAAAAGAGAAATTTCCCAAGGGTTTCAATCCCGTGAAGCCCTATCTCCGGATGACTCCCCAACCCAACAAGTAG
- a CDS encoding nucleoside deaminase, with the protein MFQDHKDVLAMDEFMAAAIAEARQGLAEGGIPIGSVLVRDGVILSRGHNKRVQDAAPVMHAEIDCLHNAGRVGHYRGTVLYSTLMPCYLCAGAVVQFGIKKVIAGESATFPGARDFMESHGVDVIDLDLGECKTLMAEFIQRQPQLWQEDIGEL; encoded by the coding sequence TTGTTTCAAGATCATAAGGATGTCCTCGCTATGGATGAATTTATGGCTGCGGCGATCGCCGAGGCCCGTCAAGGTTTAGCGGAAGGGGGAATTCCCATTGGTTCTGTACTGGTCAGAGATGGGGTCATTCTCAGCCGTGGGCACAATAAACGGGTTCAGGATGCCGCTCCGGTCATGCACGCTGAAATTGATTGCCTCCATAATGCCGGTCGAGTGGGCCACTATCGGGGCACTGTCCTCTATTCCACTCTGATGCCCTGTTATCTCTGTGCTGGAGCCGTTGTCCAGTTTGGAATTAAAAAAGTCATTGCCGGAGAATCCGCCACATTCCCTGGGGCCCGGGATTTTATGGAAAGCCATGGGGTAGATGTGATTGATTTAGATTTAGGGGAATGTAAGACCCTGATGGCAGAGTTTATTCAACGTCAGCCCCAACTGTGGCAGGAAGATATTGGTGAACTTTGA
- a CDS encoding diguanylate cyclase domain-containing protein, with translation MNFDVLGQAKLQSVVLQEPLTVNVDTSFEQVIGLLYDQQNIGLPVLEQGLLVGIITEREVVKAIAQGGSKNSPDGGISTLQARDIMQSGDRCLTLVDLDHPLDILDKFRHYQIDCLPVVNQHQQIEGLLSRQAFRNSLNPIDLLRIKRVEEVMVTQVATLSLQQTISDAATAMAEQGISCLVIVDVTATGAKPLGIITERDVLNAFIGLPDWTGVPLTQIMSQPVLTLPVGRSLWQVHALLQEHHIRRLVIVDDQGNLAGLVTQTNILAAIDAGEADGLIQLLRRELNQATAELRWQLSRQQSLTVAVAESEMRYNTLIAHLPAAVYRRSGDRHWYHSYLSEHIYDLTGYSPKELKSLRDLILPEDLAPAEIEITKAVSQERSFEVQFRIRHKDGSFRWLQDRGKLESTGENLSGILIDITQQKHTEETLHLTLQREMLVNKIVLSIRRSIHLEDIWEQAVTDVQAVLQCDRVMIYRFLSDGSGVVEVECTPDPKYSIMGRIIDDPCFKKGTALKYQKGHTSTISDVYQALLNECHRNLLISLEVKANLVVPLLQGENLWGLLIAHHCQSPRLWLREELLLLQQIAQPLALALQQAELYRNLEAANQELQQMVFIDGLTQIKNRRCFDELLPKEWRRALREQTPLTLVMIDIDFFKDYNDHYGHIQGDETLKQVAQLLQSHLRRPGDMAARFGGEEFVLLLPNTEQAGALEVVHQLQQELAQLHIPHRPSTINPYLTLSFGIATTIPQAEHGPDDLLAVADQALYRAKAEGRDRSIAQTL, from the coding sequence ATGAATTTTGATGTTTTAGGTCAGGCAAAACTCCAATCCGTTGTCCTGCAAGAGCCACTAACGGTTAATGTTGATACCAGTTTTGAGCAGGTCATTGGGCTTCTCTATGATCAGCAAAATATTGGTTTACCTGTTTTAGAGCAGGGATTACTCGTTGGCATTATTACAGAGCGGGAAGTTGTCAAGGCGATCGCCCAAGGGGGAAGCAAAAACAGTCCGGATGGAGGCATTTCCACGCTCCAGGCTAGGGATATTATGCAGTCCGGAGATCGCTGTTTAACCCTAGTAGATCTAGATCATCCCCTGGATATTCTCGATAAATTTCGCCATTATCAAATTGACTGCTTACCCGTTGTCAACCAGCACCAGCAAATTGAAGGACTACTCAGTCGCCAAGCCTTTCGGAATAGCCTAAATCCCATTGATCTGTTACGGATTAAACGGGTAGAAGAGGTCATGGTCACCCAGGTCGCCACCCTCTCGCTCCAGCAAACCATTTCCGATGCCGCAACGGCTATGGCCGAGCAGGGGATTAGCTGTTTGGTGATTGTGGATGTCACCGCAACCGGGGCAAAACCCCTAGGGATTATTACCGAGCGGGATGTATTAAATGCCTTCATCGGGCTACCGGACTGGACAGGTGTCCCCCTGACCCAAATCATGAGTCAACCCGTATTGACCCTACCGGTGGGGCGTTCCCTTTGGCAGGTTCATGCCTTACTCCAGGAGCATCATATCCGTCGTCTGGTCATTGTTGATGACCAGGGCAATTTGGCTGGGCTGGTGACGCAAACGAATATTTTGGCTGCCATTGATGCTGGGGAAGCCGATGGACTCATTCAGCTTCTTCGGCGGGAACTCAATCAGGCAACGGCAGAATTACGGTGGCAACTTTCACGCCAGCAATCCTTGACCGTAGCAGTCGCCGAAAGTGAAATGCGCTACAATACCTTGATTGCCCACTTACCCGCAGCCGTCTATCGCCGCAGTGGCGATCGCCATTGGTATCATTCCTACTTAAGTGAGCATATCTATGATCTGACGGGGTACTCACCCAAGGAACTAAAATCTCTCCGGGATTTGATTCTCCCGGAAGATTTAGCTCCGGCAGAAATTGAAATTACCAAAGCCGTAAGTCAAGAGCGTTCCTTTGAGGTGCAGTTTCGGATTCGCCATAAGGATGGATCCTTTCGCTGGCTCCAGGATCGGGGCAAGTTGGAATCCACCGGGGAGAACCTGAGTGGAATTTTAATTGATATTACCCAGCAGAAACACACCGAAGAGACCCTCCATCTGACGCTACAGCGAGAAATGCTCGTTAATAAAATCGTTCTCAGTATTCGCCGATCCATTCACCTCGAAGATATTTGGGAACAGGCCGTCACTGACGTTCAGGCGGTTCTCCAGTGCGATCGGGTGATGATCTATCGGTTCTTAAGTGATGGCAGCGGTGTTGTGGAAGTGGAATGCACCCCAGACCCCAAGTATTCCATTATGGGGCGAATCATTGACGATCCTTGTTTTAAGAAGGGAACCGCCCTTAAATATCAAAAGGGTCATACCTCTACCATTAGTGACGTTTACCAAGCCCTTCTGAATGAATGCCATCGGAACTTATTGATTTCTCTAGAGGTAAAAGCCAACCTAGTCGTTCCCCTGCTCCAGGGGGAGAATCTCTGGGGACTTTTGATTGCCCACCATTGCCAATCCCCCCGGCTGTGGCTTCGGGAAGAGTTGCTGCTCCTCCAGCAAATTGCCCAACCCCTGGCCCTCGCCCTTCAGCAAGCCGAACTATACCGTAACCTAGAGGCGGCAAATCAAGAACTGCAACAGATGGTGTTTATTGATGGTCTCACCCAAATTAAAAACCGGCGTTGTTTTGATGAACTACTGCCGAAGGAATGGCGGCGCGCCCTGCGGGAACAGACTCCCCTGACTCTGGTGATGATTGATATTGACTTTTTTAAGGACTATAACGATCACTATGGTCATATTCAAGGGGACGAGACCCTCAAACAAGTGGCCCAGTTGCTCCAATCCCATCTGCGGCGGCCGGGGGATATGGCGGCCCGCTTTGGCGGCGAAGAATTTGTTTTATTACTGCCCAATACCGAACAAGCGGGGGCCCTTGAAGTTGTTCATCAACTCCAGCAGGAACTAGCACAGCTACATATTCCCCATCGTCCCAGTACCATTAACCCTTACCTGACCTTGAGTTTTGGCATTGCCACCACCATTCCCCAAGCCGAACATGGCCCCGATGATCTCCTGGCCGTTGCGGATCAGGCCCTCTATCGAGCTAAGGCTGAAGGCCGCGATCGCTCTATTGCCCAAACTCTGTGA
- a CDS encoding Tab2/Atab2 family RNA-binding protein, with protein MTLWQVDFYQRPLQNQGGDRLWELLICSPDGEFRHQAFCPQPDVSAQWLCQQFLHCSDTLPERIQLFRPQSLNLVESACQVLNIPLEATRRTATLKQWLQERAALYPTLPTYTSEVYQPTYLLQPPPLPLPDHLWGEGWCFAALNASELEQFIEYPIPILSIELDLLPSHLGLAPDTKIPGIVLYGGQRSLRLARWFQEQVPYRLEFVKSDPSGVILHSGLHDRWVFLTFVNSDIVQSGEVFNQRLELSQGLHFLLIQPDDTGVTYTGLWLLKPLKEFDFPEPGRSMV; from the coding sequence ATGACTTTGTGGCAGGTAGATTTTTATCAACGTCCCCTTCAGAATCAAGGGGGCGATCGCCTGTGGGAACTATTAATTTGCAGTCCCGATGGTGAATTTCGCCACCAGGCCTTTTGTCCCCAACCCGATGTCAGTGCCCAGTGGCTTTGCCAGCAATTTCTTCACTGTAGTGATACCTTGCCAGAGCGAATCCAACTCTTTCGTCCCCAGAGTCTCAATCTCGTGGAGTCCGCCTGCCAAGTCTTAAACATTCCCCTAGAAGCCACCCGCCGCACGGCTACCCTTAAACAATGGCTCCAAGAGCGGGCTGCCCTCTATCCCACCCTCCCCACCTATACCAGCGAGGTCTATCAGCCCACCTACTTACTACAACCGCCGCCCCTGCCCCTACCCGATCATCTCTGGGGAGAAGGATGGTGCTTTGCGGCCCTCAATGCCTCTGAACTAGAGCAATTCATTGAATATCCCATTCCCATTTTGTCCATTGAACTGGATTTATTACCCAGTCACTTGGGTTTAGCACCGGACACTAAAATACCTGGCATTGTCCTCTACGGTGGCCAGCGATCGCTGCGATTAGCCCGTTGGTTTCAAGAGCAGGTTCCCTATCGCTTAGAATTTGTCAAGTCCGATCCCAGTGGTGTGATATTGCATAGCGGTCTCCACGATCGCTGGGTCTTCTTAACCTTTGTTAATAGCGACATTGTCCAAAGTGGTGAGGTTTTTAATCAACGATTAGAGTTGAGTCAAGGGCTGCATTTTCTCCTCATTCAACCGGATGATACGGGAGTCACCTATACCGGACTATGGCTGTTAAAACCCTTGAAGGAGTTTGATTTCCCGGAACCGGGGCGGTCAATGGTATAA
- a CDS encoding superoxide dismutase, which yields MAFQQPPLPFDPAALKPYGMSAETFEFHYGKHHKAYVDNLNKLTQDTELADKSLEDVIRVSFSDPTKGGIFNNAAQVWNHTFFWNSLKPGGGGLPTGELAARIDSAFGSYDEFKGQFKTAAATQFGSGWAWLVSEAGTLKITKTANAENPLVHGQVPLLTLDVWEHAYYLDFQNRRPDFIDNFLNQLVNWEFVSKNLASA from the coding sequence ATGGCATTTCAGCAACCCCCCTTACCTTTTGATCCTGCTGCCCTTAAACCCTACGGCATGTCTGCCGAGACCTTTGAATTTCATTATGGTAAGCATCACAAGGCCTACGTTGATAACCTCAATAAACTGACCCAAGACACCGAATTGGCAGACAAAAGCCTAGAGGATGTGATTCGGGTTAGCTTTAGTGACCCAACCAAGGGTGGTATTTTCAATAATGCGGCTCAAGTCTGGAATCATACCTTTTTCTGGAATAGTCTCAAGCCCGGTGGTGGCGGACTGCCCACGGGTGAACTAGCGGCTCGAATTGATAGTGCCTTTGGTAGCTATGACGAGTTTAAGGGCCAATTTAAGACCGCTGCTGCAACCCAATTTGGGAGTGGCTGGGCTTGGCTTGTTTCCGAAGCAGGAACCTTAAAAATTACTAAAACCGCCAATGCCGAAAATCCTCTGGTTCATGGCCAAGTTCCCCTCTTGACCTTAGACGTGTGGGAACATGCCTACTATCTGGACTTCCAAAATCGTCGTCCCGACTTTATTGATAATTTCCTCAATCAATTGGTGAACTGGGAGTTTGTTTCCAAGAATTTAGCCTCTGCTTAG